One Tolypothrix bouteillei VB521301 DNA window includes the following coding sequences:
- the ltrA gene encoding group II intron reverse transcriptase/maturase, protein MMSELTSNGLKKQLVNWNHINWKKVNKAVRNLRQRIFRASQLGDFRKLRNLQKLMQRSYANLLLSVRRITQTNLGKATAGIDKEIVNTPEQRVILVNNWQGGNLKPTRRVEIPKPNGKFRPLGIPTVRDRIEQAMVLNALEPEWEAVFEQNSYGFRPGRSCQDAIEQSFNLLSRWHNWVLEADIKGFFDNIAHESILNMVSNFPKRELIKGWLKAGFVFQGHLHLTEQGTPQGGVISPLLANIGLHGLETYIKATNPKFGVVRYADDFIVTAKDKESLETAQNLIQAWMSKRGLELSAEKTVITSMEEGFDFLGFNSRHYDGKLLIKPSKKKVLTFCKRIGKEIKNLNGVEQEVLIYKLNPILRGFANYYKAVVSKETFGYISHRVWQYLWRWAKRRHPNKNSKWVRWRYFKTIKGNKWVFACTTSDRQGKDKELVLYQIAYTPIERHIKVKGDASPDDPSLKEYWRKRHQKFGKSRFEKGSKLYKIAENQNWICPECGEPLFNGEEIETHHIVPVAEGGTDDVGNLQHLHKACHKQVHKTPVKTRLK, encoded by the coding sequence ATGATGTCAGAACTGACTTCAAACGGACTGAAGAAACAGCTAGTAAACTGGAACCATATTAATTGGAAAAAAGTTAATAAAGCTGTCAGAAACCTACGGCAAAGAATCTTTCGTGCGAGTCAGCTTGGGGACTTCCGTAAGCTGAGAAACTTACAGAAGTTGATGCAAAGAAGCTACGCCAACTTACTATTATCTGTTCGACGCATCACCCAGACAAATCTTGGAAAAGCAACGGCAGGAATTGACAAGGAAATCGTCAACACCCCAGAGCAACGGGTGATTCTGGTAAACAATTGGCAAGGGGGAAACCTTAAACCAACACGAAGGGTAGAAATACCTAAGCCTAACGGCAAGTTTCGACCGCTCGGCATCCCGACCGTGCGCGACAGAATCGAACAGGCAATGGTTTTGAACGCACTCGAACCCGAATGGGAAGCCGTATTTGAACAAAACAGTTATGGCTTCCGACCGGGAAGAAGCTGTCAAGACGCAATAGAACAAAGCTTCAACTTGCTTTCAAGATGGCACAATTGGGTTCTAGAAGCTGACATCAAGGGATTCTTCGACAACATTGCCCATGAGTCCATTCTGAACATGGTGAGCAACTTCCCAAAACGGGAACTCATCAAAGGATGGTTAAAAGCGGGTTTTGTGTTCCAAGGACATCTTCACCTCACAGAACAAGGCACACCACAGGGAGGAGTCATCTCACCCTTACTTGCCAATATTGGGCTGCATGGCTTAGAAACCTATATAAAAGCCACCAACCCAAAATTTGGCGTGGTGCGATATGCCGACGATTTCATCGTCACGGCAAAAGACAAGGAAAGTCTCGAAACTGCCCAAAACCTGATTCAAGCATGGATGTCGAAGAGAGGTCTTGAATTGAGCGCTGAGAAGACGGTAATCACGTCAATGGAAGAGGGCTTCGATTTCCTGGGGTTCAACTCCCGGCACTACGATGGAAAACTCCTGATTAAGCCGTCAAAAAAGAAGGTGTTAACCTTCTGCAAGCGGATTGGTAAGGAAATCAAAAACCTGAATGGTGTAGAACAGGAAGTTCTTATTTACAAGCTTAATCCAATTCTCAGAGGTTTTGCTAACTATTACAAAGCGGTAGTCAGCAAGGAAACTTTTGGCTATATCTCACACCGAGTATGGCAATACCTTTGGCGTTGGGCAAAGCGTAGACACCCCAATAAAAACTCAAAATGGGTACGCTGGCGTTACTTTAAGACCATTAAAGGTAACAAGTGGGTATTTGCTTGTACAACAAGTGACCGACAAGGTAAGGATAAAGAACTTGTCCTATATCAAATCGCGTATACGCCTATCGAACGCCACATAAAAGTCAAAGGCGACGCTAGTCCCGATGACCCCTCCTTAAAAGAGTACTGGAGAAAACGCCACCAAAAATTTGGGAAATCTCGCTTTGAGAAGGGTTCCAAATTATATAAGATAGCAGAAAACCAAAACTGGATTTGTCCAGAATGTGGCGAACCATTATTCAATGGAGAGGAAATCGAAACCCATCACATAGTACCTGTTGCAGAAGGTGGAACAGACGACGTGGGAAACCTCCAGCACCTGCACAAAGCGTGCCATAAACAGGTACACAAAACCCCAGTGAAAACTCGTTTGAAGTAA
- a CDS encoding ATP-binding protein → MKALLPKSEIERLTALSQYKILDTDPEPIFDDLTRLASQICNTPIALITLVDEHRQWFKSKVGLLVEQMPREISFCTHTILQSDLLIVQNALGDPRFAKNPLVTNFPHIRFYMGVPLIAKEEFPLGTLCVFDYIPRELNWQQIEALKLLSHQVVSQLEFRRHLIEHTSGEIALQTSLKDLADIKFALDQSSIVAITDYKGTIIYVNDKFCSISKYSREELLGQNHRIINSGHHPGEFFKDMWTAISRGQVWKGEIKNRAKDGTYYWVDTTIVPLLNNDGKPYQYVSIRSDITQKKQLEEQFLRTQRLESIGTLAGGIAHDLNNVLSPIVMAVQLLQTKLDDQQSQEWLDILETNARRGADLVRQVLQFARGIEGEHTLLQVKHLIDEIKHIVLETFPKSIRLYTNVPQELWTVTGDATQLHQVLMNLVVNARDAMLTGGTLSITCKNIIIDEIYAKTHPEARVGSYIGITVSDTGTGIPAEIAERIFEPFFTTKEVGKGTGLGLSTVIGIVKSHNGFVSLTSEVGSGTHFRVYLPAVETNETYLPKDMELPKGQGELILVVDDEAAIRQITKTTLETYDYKVITGSDGMEAIALYATHRDSVSVAIVDMMMPHMDGAKTIRTLQKINPTLKIIAVSGYADSGILAEVEKSGGVAAFLLKPFTAKELVTILFKVRTSPI, encoded by the coding sequence ATGAAAGCTTTACTACCTAAAAGTGAAATTGAGAGGCTCACAGCGCTGTCTCAGTATAAAATCCTCGATACTGACCCTGAACCTATATTCGATGACCTAACTCGCCTAGCATCTCAAATTTGTAACACCCCAATTGCACTGATTACTTTAGTTGACGAGCACCGACAATGGTTCAAGTCAAAGGTAGGGCTGTTAGTGGAACAAATGCCTCGTGAAATCTCTTTTTGTACTCATACTATTTTGCAATCGGATTTGTTGATTGTTCAAAATGCTTTAGGAGATCCTCGTTTTGCCAAAAATCCATTAGTGACTAATTTCCCACACATTCGTTTTTATATGGGTGTGCCTTTGATTGCAAAAGAGGAGTTCCCTTTGGGAACTTTGTGTGTATTTGACTATATCCCTCGAGAATTGAATTGGCAACAAATAGAAGCGTTGAAACTTCTCAGCCACCAAGTTGTATCCCAATTAGAATTTCGACGACACTTGATAGAACATACTAGTGGAGAGATAGCCTTACAAACATCTTTAAAAGATTTAGCAGATATCAAGTTCGCGTTAGATCAATCATCTATCGTTGCCATTACAGACTATAAAGGAACAATTATTTACGTTAATGATAAGTTCTGCTCTATTTCAAAGTATTCTAGAGAGGAACTGTTAGGACAAAACCATCGCATTATCAATTCTGGTCATCATCCAGGGGAGTTCTTTAAGGATATGTGGACCGCGATTTCTCGCGGTCAAGTTTGGAAAGGTGAAATCAAAAATCGAGCTAAAGACGGAACATATTACTGGGTGGATACGACTATTGTGCCGTTGTTAAATAATGACGGGAAACCATATCAATATGTATCGATAAGAAGTGATATTACACAGAAGAAACAACTTGAAGAACAATTTCTCCGTACCCAGCGACTTGAAAGCATTGGGACACTTGCTGGTGGAATTGCTCATGACTTGAACAATGTGCTTTCCCCAATTGTGATGGCGGTTCAGTTACTGCAAACCAAACTTGATGACCAGCAAAGTCAGGAATGGCTGGATATACTAGAAACTAATGCCAGACGAGGAGCTGATTTAGTTAGACAAGTTTTACAGTTTGCACGAGGAATTGAAGGGGAACATACACTTCTGCAAGTGAAACACTTGATTGATGAAATCAAGCATATTGTTCTAGAGACATTTCCAAAATCAATTAGACTCTACACAAATGTACCACAGGAGCTTTGGACTGTTACTGGGGATGCTACCCAACTGCACCAAGTTTTAATGAATTTGGTAGTGAATGCTCGTGATGCAATGCTTACTGGCGGTACGCTCTCGATTACTTGTAAAAATATCATTATTGACGAAATTTATGCCAAAACGCATCCTGAAGCCCGTGTTGGCTCCTATATTGGAATTACTGTTTCGGATACTGGTACGGGAATTCCTGCTGAAATAGCGGAGAGAATTTTTGAGCCATTTTTCACGACTAAAGAGGTTGGCAAAGGAACTGGGCTGGGTTTATCAACTGTAATAGGTATTGTGAAAAGTCACAATGGCTTTGTGAGCTTAACAAGTGAAGTCGGTAGTGGCACGCATTTTAGGGTATACTTGCCTGCTGTGGAAACAAATGAAACATATCTGCCAAAAGATATGGAACTGCCTAAAGGACAAGGAGAGTTGATTTTAGTTGTAGATGACGAAGCTGCTATCCGGCAAATTACTAAAACAACTTTAGAAACTTATGACTATAAAGTCATAACTGGAAGTGATGGTATGGAGGCAATCGCTCTCTACGCCACACATAGAGATAGTGTTAGTGTAGCGATCGTAGATATGATGATGCCGCACATGGATGGAGCAAAAACTATCCGCACCTTACAAAAAATTAACCCCACGCTAAAAATCATCGCTGTCAGCGGATATGCAGACAGCGGAATTCTTGCAGAAGTAGAAAAAAGTGGTGGAGTTGCAGCATTCCTATTAAAACCTTTTACAGCCAAGGAACTTGTGACAATTCTTTTTAAGGTAAGGACTAGCCCAATCTAA
- a CDS encoding filamentous hemagglutinin N-terminal domain-containing protein — protein sequence MLGLAFLGWRWCNPYMTFINGVVAGATFVLAESTALAQSNIVLDNSLGVSNSVVTPNVTIKGVPSEAISGGVVKGANLLHSFQEFNINAGRGAYFTLPSGVENILTRVTGTNPSQILGTLGVTGGNANLFFMNPNGIVFGPTARLDVMGSFVGTTANAIRLGNGDIFSTKLTNPLPSQLLSVNPNAFLFNQISNQATSPIEVNGASLSVREGMSLVLLGGNVSLNAANIQALDGQVEIGGLAGTGTVELVDNTKNLNLRFSENIQKSDVSLIEQAKVEVIGKGQGGVIINARDINIFGESFISAGIGSRARAVGSTSQDVILNSTGTVKVSQNSQVRNIVETDAIGNAGNININAGKVEVTGGQIRTRTLGQGNAGNINIKAGEIFIDNPLYISEAGKRTSDDKPAIDASNFSNNFTIGRGSSGNVSLQADGSIVLIGRSEGSAYDNKVISTYSARGGQGRGNVLLKANRSISFNNAYIVTSTFTTGTNAGEISLQGQESVSLTNNSSLVATNFVRGNSGNITLKSSGSVLVENSLISTNIGAAQGSFAAQGNAGKIYLSGKSVFVTAGAEVTARNALGGTAGNIQIDATDIVEISGRVPELFSPKNRSSTALYSTLLTSSEEKASDRGGDININVPNGTLRVSDGASLRAESQGNFPGGTIAVNAKRVELTGGGKLLTSASSSGDAGNITINASDRIDISGSNPNFDDIFNQTVIKYRSKTQAEIRLGTVGGASGIYASTSEASTGKSGNINLITGQLIVRDGSQVSVSSGQKDAGDLNIQARSLFLDNRGKLRATTASSEGGDLNLQLQDLLLMRRQSQITADAGNNGNGGNITINIPNGFIIGFSNEDSDIIANARQGKGGRITIVSSGIYGFENSSNLTSFNDINASSDFGLDGTVQIDLLGIEPNLQQTNLPTEIVQARLSQSCQDRTDREESRFVMTGRGGLPSNPYETLNNETAIADWIALAPNTQVSPTSTTVSHKRDDLLSKSIVEATGWTISPQGEVFLTASTPTISPSRSRLGSSACGTSSLAF from the coding sequence ATGTTGGGACTAGCTTTCCTTGGGTGGCGTTGGTGCAACCCTTACATGACATTCATCAATGGGGTAGTCGCGGGAGCCACTTTCGTGCTTGCAGAAAGTACCGCACTGGCTCAAAGTAATATAGTTCTAGATAACTCTTTGGGTGTCTCAAACTCTGTAGTGACTCCCAATGTGACGATTAAAGGAGTTCCAAGCGAAGCAATCTCAGGTGGCGTTGTCAAAGGAGCCAACCTTCTCCACAGCTTTCAGGAATTTAATATTAACGCAGGAAGAGGTGCTTACTTTACGCTTCCTTCTGGTGTTGAGAATATTTTAACTCGCGTTACTGGTACAAACCCTTCTCAAATTCTGGGAACCCTTGGTGTGACAGGGGGTAATGCCAATCTGTTTTTCATGAATCCTAATGGTATTGTTTTTGGTCCTACAGCCCGTTTGGACGTAATGGGTTCGTTTGTCGGAACGACTGCAAATGCTATCCGTTTGGGTAATGGGGACATTTTCAGTACTAAACTCACCAACCCACTGCCATCTCAATTGTTAAGTGTCAATCCTAATGCCTTTTTATTCAATCAAATTTCCAACCAAGCAACTTCCCCCATTGAAGTGAATGGAGCATCTCTGTCAGTTAGAGAAGGTATGAGTTTGGTACTTTTAGGCGGAAATGTTAGCTTAAATGCTGCTAATATCCAGGCGTTAGATGGTCAAGTAGAGATTGGTGGATTAGCAGGCACGGGAACAGTAGAGCTTGTAGATAATACCAAGAATTTGAATTTGCGTTTTTCAGAGAATATACAGAAATCAGATGTATCACTTATCGAGCAAGCAAAAGTTGAAGTTATTGGTAAGGGTCAGGGAGGTGTGATAATTAATGCTAGGGATATAAATATTTTCGGGGAGAGCTTCATCTCTGCAGGCATTGGATCGAGAGCGCGTGCAGTGGGTTCAACTTCACAAGATGTCATCTTAAATTCCACAGGTACTGTCAAGGTAAGCCAGAACAGCCAAGTTAGAAACATTGTGGAAACTGATGCGATTGGTAATGCTGGTAATATTAATATTAATGCGGGTAAAGTAGAGGTCACGGGCGGACAAATCCGCACCCGTACTTTAGGTCAGGGTAATGCAGGTAATATCAATATTAAAGCTGGTGAGATTTTTATAGATAATCCACTTTATATTAGCGAAGCTGGAAAACGGACATCAGATGATAAACCAGCAATTGATGCTAGCAACTTTAGTAATAACTTCACGATAGGAAGAGGAAGTAGTGGGAACGTATCCTTACAAGCAGATGGCTCAATTGTTTTAATTGGGCGATCTGAAGGTTCAGCTTATGATAATAAGGTGATTTCCACCTACAGTGCTAGAGGTGGTCAAGGTCGTGGCAACGTATTACTAAAAGCCAACAGATCTATTTCTTTCAATAATGCCTATATAGTCACTAGTACCTTTACTACAGGTACTAATGCAGGAGAAATATCACTGCAAGGTCAAGAATCTGTGTCTTTAACAAATAATAGTTCCCTTGTTGCCACAAACTTTGTTAGAGGTAATTCTGGAAATATTACATTAAAATCCTCGGGTTCTGTACTTGTGGAAAATAGCTTGATTTCTACTAATATTGGAGCTGCACAAGGATCTTTTGCTGCCCAAGGTAATGCAGGAAAAATTTACTTATCCGGAAAATCTGTTTTTGTAACTGCCGGAGCGGAAGTGACAGCAAGAAATGCGTTGGGAGGAACTGCTGGTAACATTCAAATTGATGCTACAGATATAGTAGAAATATCTGGTAGAGTACCAGAGTTATTTTCCCCAAAAAATCGTTCATCAACAGCATTATACAGCACTTTACTGACAAGCTCTGAGGAAAAAGCAAGCGATCGGGGAGGCGATATTAATATTAACGTCCCAAATGGAACTTTACGTGTATCAGATGGCGCGAGTTTAAGGGCAGAGAGTCAAGGAAATTTTCCTGGTGGTACGATCGCCGTGAATGCAAAGAGAGTTGAACTCACTGGGGGTGGAAAACTTCTCACAAGTGCTTCTAGTAGTGGTGATGCAGGTAATATTACTATTAATGCCAGCGATCGTATTGACATCTCAGGTAGCAATCCCAATTTTGATGACATCTTTAATCAAACAGTGATTAAATATAGGAGTAAGACACAAGCAGAGATTCGACTTGGTACTGTTGGCGGTGCTAGCGGAATATATGCGAGTACTTCTGAAGCATCTACTGGTAAAAGTGGAAATATCAACTTAATAACTGGACAGTTGATTGTTCGAGATGGTTCACAAGTCAGCGTTAGTAGCGGTCAAAAAGATGCAGGTGATTTAAATATCCAAGCTCGCTCGCTTTTTTTAGATAATCGGGGAAAGTTACGAGCAACAACAGCATCTAGCGAAGGTGGAGATCTTAATTTGCAACTGCAAGACTTGCTTTTGATGAGACGCCAAAGTCAAATAACTGCTGATGCTGGAAATAATGGAAATGGGGGTAATATTACTATCAATATTCCTAATGGTTTTATTATTGGTTTCTCTAATGAAGACAGTGACATCATTGCCAATGCCAGACAAGGGAAAGGTGGTAGAATTACAATTGTGAGTTCTGGAATTTATGGATTTGAAAATAGCTCCAATCTCACATCTTTTAATGACATCAACGCTAGTTCAGATTTTGGATTGGATGGCACAGTTCAAATCGATTTGCTTGGTATCGAGCCTAATTTACAACAAACTAATTTACCAACTGAAATTGTTCAAGCAAGGCTAAGTCAAAGCTGTCAAGATAGGACAGACCGAGAAGAAAGCAGATTTGTCATGACTGGACGTGGTGGTTTACCGTCGAATCCTTACGAAACACTGAACAATGAAACGGCGATCGCAGATTGGATTGCACTTGCTCCCAACACTCAAGTCTCTCCAACTTCAACTACGGTTAGCCACAAGCGTGACGATTTGTTGTCAAAATCTATTGTTGAAGCTACAGGATGGACAATCAGTCCTCAAGGAGAAGTTTTTTTGACTGCATCTACACCTACTATTTCGCCTTCGAGATCTCGATTGGGGTCTTCTGCTTGTGGCACTTCATCGTTAGCTTTTTAA
- a CDS encoding adenylate/guanylate cyclase domain-containing protein has product MSVHQRGRGATADLIIGVANHESHAMQHNATAVGALAKRKGTISTFLAPLTQDTFKQVVAEVEQKLRIVNQTLSMLDSQGFETILQEMLHSITLKTGELLGADRTTIFLLDEEKQELWSIVAETEGNRSLEIRIPADKGIAGEVATYKKVVNIPFDFYDDPRSLFAQQQETRTGYRTYTMLALPLVNEEGQLVAVVQLLNKLRFPNDPDAALSERIDIKGFTEADQQLFQEFAPSIRLILESSRSFYVATQKQRAAAALMKAVKSLSQSSLDLEDTLKRVMAEAKELMNADRSTLWLIDREAGQLWTKITQDDGSVKELRVPIGKGFAGIVAATGKTLNIPFDLYNNPDSETAKQLDQQNGYRTCSLLCMPVFNADGDLIGVTQLVNKKKPGDFLPYDHANWPNAPECFQASFDRNDEEFMEAFNIQAGVALQNAQLFATVKQQEQLQRDILRSLSNGVISTDKTGQIIIANESAKRLLGLNPEERLEGKSVSEVINIKEGDFRRWCQAALNTADLKYREQYYPDRTLLTPSEDQNSINLSINTIADASDTQQVRGALVVMDDISDEKRLKSTMYRYMTQELAEELLKLDDAKLGGDRKEVSILFSDIRGYTTLTENLEAEEVVSMLNEYFESMVEAVFQYKGTLDKYIGDAIMAVYGSPLPLQEHAWMAVQSSIEMRHRLEEFNARRRSINKPTINIGIGINSDIVISGNIGSSKRMEFTAIGDGVNLGSRLESVSKQYGCDIIISDNTYEPCKEQIWARELDYIRVKGRNEPVSIYELIGLRSDLICSNKLQIIEYYHQGRQYYINRDFERAKQEFAKVLEIDGKDQAAILHLKRCQHWLQNPPSDLNWDDGVWTFKEK; this is encoded by the coding sequence ATGTCAGTTCATCAACGTGGTCGCGGTGCTACCGCTGATTTAATTATTGGTGTTGCAAATCACGAAAGCCACGCCATGCAGCATAATGCTACAGCAGTGGGTGCTCTTGCCAAACGCAAAGGAACAATATCTACCTTCCTTGCGCCCCTAACTCAGGATACTTTTAAGCAGGTTGTAGCCGAAGTTGAACAAAAACTACGGATTGTCAATCAAACCCTGTCCATGCTTGATTCTCAGGGATTTGAAACAATTTTGCAAGAAATGCTACATTCCATCACCTTAAAAACCGGGGAGTTACTGGGTGCAGATCGGACGACAATTTTTTTACTTGATGAAGAAAAGCAAGAACTGTGGTCTATTGTGGCAGAGACTGAGGGCAATCGCTCCTTAGAAATTCGCATCCCTGCGGATAAAGGTATTGCTGGTGAAGTGGCCACCTATAAAAAAGTTGTTAATATTCCTTTTGATTTTTACGACGATCCCCGCTCGTTGTTTGCTCAACAACAAGAAACAAGAACAGGCTACCGCACCTACACAATGCTAGCTTTGCCACTAGTGAATGAGGAAGGACAACTTGTCGCAGTTGTACAATTGTTAAATAAACTAAGATTTCCCAACGATCCAGACGCGGCTTTGTCAGAACGTATTGACATAAAAGGCTTTACAGAAGCCGATCAACAGCTGTTTCAAGAGTTTGCCCCCTCTATTAGACTGATTTTAGAATCCTCTCGTTCCTTTTACGTAGCCACTCAAAAACAAAGAGCTGCAGCCGCTCTCATGAAGGCCGTGAAATCCCTCAGTCAAAGCAGCCTTGATTTAGAAGATACTCTCAAGCGGGTTATGGCTGAGGCAAAAGAACTGATGAATGCCGATCGCAGTACGCTATGGTTAATAGACCGCGAAGCAGGGCAATTGTGGACAAAAATTACTCAAGATGACGGTTCTGTTAAAGAATTACGAGTCCCTATTGGCAAAGGTTTTGCAGGCATAGTCGCCGCAACTGGTAAAACGCTGAACATTCCTTTTGACTTATATAACAATCCAGATTCCGAAACAGCCAAACAGCTAGACCAACAAAATGGTTATCGTACCTGTAGCCTGCTTTGTATGCCAGTCTTTAATGCAGATGGAGATTTGATAGGCGTTACCCAGCTAGTTAATAAAAAGAAACCGGGAGATTTTCTGCCCTACGACCATGCTAATTGGCCGAATGCACCTGAGTGCTTCCAAGCAAGCTTCGATCGCAATGACGAAGAATTTATGGAAGCTTTTAACATTCAAGCAGGAGTAGCGCTGCAAAATGCCCAATTATTTGCCACGGTTAAACAGCAAGAACAACTACAGCGAGATATCCTCCGCAGTCTTTCCAATGGAGTCATTTCTACTGATAAAACGGGTCAAATTATTATTGCTAATGAAAGTGCCAAGCGTTTGCTCGGTTTGAATCCAGAAGAACGTTTGGAAGGTAAATCCGTTAGCGAAGTGATCAATATTAAAGAAGGTGATTTTCGCCGATGGTGCCAAGCAGCTTTAAATACAGCCGATTTAAAATACCGCGAACAGTACTATCCAGATCGAACGCTGCTAACCCCGAGTGAAGATCAAAATAGTATCAATTTGTCAATCAATACAATTGCTGATGCCAGTGACACCCAACAAGTCAGGGGGGCGTTAGTCGTCATGGATGATATAAGTGATGAAAAGCGGCTCAAAAGTACCATGTACCGCTACATGACTCAGGAATTAGCGGAAGAATTACTGAAATTAGATGATGCAAAATTGGGAGGCGATCGCAAAGAAGTTTCCATCTTATTTTCTGATATTCGAGGCTATACCACTTTGACAGAAAATCTAGAAGCGGAGGAAGTGGTCAGTATGCTGAACGAATATTTTGAATCAATGGTAGAGGCAGTTTTTCAGTACAAAGGCACGCTGGATAAATATATTGGTGATGCCATAATGGCTGTATATGGTTCTCCTTTGCCTTTACAAGAACACGCTTGGATGGCGGTACAGTCTTCAATAGAAATGCGCCATCGATTGGAAGAATTTAATGCTCGCCGTCGTTCCATCAACAAACCAACAATCAATATTGGAATTGGGATCAACTCCGATATCGTGATTAGCGGTAACATTGGTTCGAGCAAACGGATGGAATTTACTGCGATCGGTGACGGGGTTAACCTCGGATCTCGTTTGGAAAGTGTCAGCAAGCAGTACGGCTGCGATATCATTATCAGTGATAATACCTACGAACCTTGCAAAGAGCAAATTTGGGCGCGAGAACTAGATTACATTCGTGTCAAAGGTAGAAATGAGCCAGTTTCTATCTACGAGCTGATTGGTTTGCGTTCCGATCTCATTTGTAGTAACAAACTACAAATTATTGAATATTATCACCAAGGTCGCCAGTACTATATCAATCGTGACTTTGAACGTGCCAAACAAGAATTTGCTAAAGTTTTAGAGATTGACGGCAAAGACCAAGCAGCGATTTTACATTTAAAGCGGTGTCAGCACTGGCTGCAAAATCCCCCATCCGATCTTAATTGGGATGACGGTGTATGGACTTTTAAGGAAAAATAA
- a CDS encoding glucose 1-dehydrogenase produces MKLEGKVALVTGSSQGIGQAIAICLAQEGASIVINYRSHPEGAEETLSKVKAAGGQCQIVDGFTVQADTGIISDVQRMIADSVSHFGKLDILVNNAGIEKNADFWNVTEADYDAVMNVNLKGVFFATQAFVKHQLEIKQPGKIINISSVHEELPFPHFTAYCASKGGLKMLTRNLAVELGPYGITINNVAPGAIETPINTKLLNNPEKLGALLENIPLGRLGQPKDVASVVAFLASSESDYVTGTTFFVDGGLLWNYQEQ; encoded by the coding sequence ATGAAACTGGAAGGAAAGGTTGCGTTAGTCACAGGTAGCAGTCAGGGCATTGGACAGGCGATTGCTATTTGTCTGGCACAGGAAGGAGCAAGTATTGTCATCAACTACCGATCGCATCCCGAAGGAGCAGAAGAAACCCTGTCAAAGGTCAAGGCTGCTGGCGGTCAGTGCCAGATAGTAGACGGATTTACAGTCCAGGCAGATACCGGAATTATCTCCGATGTGCAACGCATGATTGCAGACAGCGTTTCTCACTTTGGCAAGCTAGATATTCTAGTAAACAATGCAGGCATTGAAAAGAACGCTGATTTTTGGAATGTGACGGAAGCTGATTATGATGCTGTTATGAATGTGAATCTCAAAGGAGTTTTCTTTGCTACCCAAGCATTTGTAAAACACCAACTTGAAATCAAGCAACCAGGCAAGATTATCAACATTAGTTCCGTACACGAAGAGTTGCCCTTTCCTCACTTTACTGCTTACTGTGCAAGCAAAGGTGGCTTGAAGATGCTGACTCGTAATTTGGCAGTTGAACTGGGGCCTTATGGTATTACTATCAATAACGTTGCTCCTGGAGCAATAGAAACTCCCATCAATACCAAACTCTTAAACAATCCAGAAAAGCTAGGAGCGCTCCTCGAAAATATTCCTCTAGGACGATTGGGACAACCAAAAGATGTTGCCTCTGTTGTGGCGTTTTTGGCTTCTTCTGAGTCAGATTATGTAACAGGAACCACATTCTTTGTTGATGGTGGATTGCTCTGGAATTATCAAGAGCAATAG